In Jaculus jaculus isolate mJacJac1 chromosome 11, mJacJac1.mat.Y.cur, whole genome shotgun sequence, the following proteins share a genomic window:
- the Gng13 gene encoding guanine nucleotide-binding protein G(I)/G(S)/G(O) subunit gamma-13: MEEWDVPQMKKEVESLKYQLAFKREMSSKTIPELLKWIEDGIPKDPFLNPDLMKNNPWVEKAKCSIL; this comes from the exons ATGGAGGAGTGGGATGTCCCCCAGAtgaagaaagaggtagaaagtctTAAGTACCAACTGGCCTTCAAGAGAGAGATGTCCTCCAAGACCATCCCTGA GCTCCTCAAGTGGATCGAGGATGGGATCCCCAAGGACCCCTTCCTGAACCCTGACTTGATGAAGAATAACCCTTGGGTGGAGAAGGCCAAGTGCTCCATTCTGTGA
- the Chtf18 gene encoding chromosome transmission fidelity protein 18 homolog isoform X1, which translates to MEDYEEELYGIEDDFHNQFAAELEVLAELEAGTPALPPSGSPQLPASRRQLTFEEAITGGDVVPLPLPSGCPGNGSHSVRKTAPRDDPLPLTPRSKRPRLEVVKRLNFEPEMEEALFLDSHLGSITPPLSPEVPSELWEAGPLDAAVDKGTTQAVPGLRNPVLRRPPVLEDYINVTSTGGDRAFLVLHADPTGTGVQNPLPDVQWRSCGQLNLLGVPFTVLKEHVDSERRHRVLQEAQQLSDTLHSLRSEQEEALPVGNPSEEQAHSQDTVQHCLWVDEFAPQHYTELLSDDFTNRCLLKWLKLWDLVVFGHEKPARKPRPGTEAARVGKEAAAPGKWKSYEQVLEEMLEAELDPSRRPRQKVALLCGPPGLGKTTLAHVVARHAGYCVVEMNASDDRSPEAFRTRIEAATQMESVLGAGGRPNCLIIDEIDGAPTAAISVLLNILNRKGLQEADPEGPAVLVGGARRRRAEGGLLTRPIICICNDQFTPSLRQLKQQAFLLHVPPTLPSRLVQRLQEISLRQGMQADPGALAALCEKTDNDIRACINTLQFLYGRGRRELSVRDVQTAHVGLKDQRKGLFSVWQEVFQLPRAQRRLVGQDPTLPAHAVLLSDRDKGSLTLASQRFYHILRVTTSAGEHEKVVQGLFDNFLRLRLRDSSLGTVCCALDWLAFDDLLEQAAHHSQSFQLLRYLPFLPAAFHVLFASSHVPRISFPSSQQEAQTRMNHTRNQIQMLVSGMAPATRSHATPQALVLDTLCLLLEVLAPKLRPVSTQLYSAREKQQLSSLVGTMLAYSLTYHQERTPDGQYLYKLEPNVEQVCRFPELPARKPLTYQAKQLIAREIEVEKMRRAEALAWARSGPQVDQSPVGPENVGDSGNKGIRPPAPRNHEQRLEHIMKRAAVEEQPERDFFGRVLVKRVAVPSPEAEAPKKDTAEWHMGVAVGRSEVWFRFNEGVSNAVRRNVYIKDLL; encoded by the exons ATGGAGGACTACGAGGAGGAGCTGTACGGCATTGAGGACGACTTCCACAACCAGTTCGCGGCCGAGCTCGAGGTGTTGGCCGAGCTGGAAG CAGGGACTCCGGCCCTGCCGCCCTCCGGGAGCCCGCAGCTCCCTGCAAGCCGGCGCCAGCTGACCTTCGAGGAGGCTATCACTGGCGGAGATGTCGTCCCGCTCCCCCTTCCCTCTGGGTGTCCAGGGAACGGCAGCCACAGTGTCAGGAAGACTGCTCCTAGGGATGATCCCTTGCCCCTCA CCCCTAGGAGCAAACGACCCCGGCTGGAGGTGGTGAAGAGGCTGAATTTCGAGCCAGAGATGGAGGAGGCTCTGTTTCTGGACTCCCATCTAGGGAGCATCACTCCCCCGCTGAGTCCTGAGGTCCCCTCTGAGCTTTGGGAGGCTGG GCCCCTGGACGCTGCTGTTGACAAGGGTACAACACAGGCTGTGCCAGGCCTTCGTAATCCTGTCCTGAGACGGCCCCCTGTCTTGGAAGATTACATCAATGTGACATCCACAGGTGGAGACCGGGCCTTTCTGGTGTTGCATGCTGACCCCACAGGGACTGGGGTGCAG AATCCTCTTCCAGATGTCCAGTGGAGAAGCTGTGGCCAGCTGAACCTGCTGGGTGTACCCTTCACCGTCCTGAAGGAGCATGTTGACAGTGAG CGACGGCACCGTGTGCTTCAGGAGGCCCAGCAGCTCTCAGACACTCTGCACAG TCTCAGGTCTGAGCAGGAGGAGGCGCTGCCTGTAGGGAACCCCAGCGAGGAACAGGCCCACAGCCAAGACACCGTACAGCACTGCCTCTGGGTGGATGAGTTTGCCCCCCAGCACTACACGGAGCTCCTCAGTGATGAT TTCACCAATCGCTGCCTCCTCAAGTGGCTGAAGCTGTGGGACCTCGTGGTGTTTGGCCACGAGAAGCCTGCCCGGAAGCCCAGACCTGGTACAGAGGCAGCTCGGGTTGGGAAGGAGGCTGCAGCCCCTGGCAAGTGGAAAAGCTATGAGCAAGTATTGGAGGAGATGCTGGAGGCTGAGCTGGACCCCAGCCGGCGGCCCCGGCAGAAG GTAGCACTGCTGTGTGGCCCCCCCGGACTGGGTAAGACCACACTGGCACATGTGGTCGCACGGCATGCAGGGTACTGTGTGGTGGAGATGAATGCAAG TGATGACCGCAGCCCTGAGGCCTTCCGCACGCGTATTGAGGCCGCCACGCAGATGGAGTCGGTGCTGGGCGCGGGTGGGAGGCCCAACTGTTTGATCATTGATGAGATTGATGGGGCCCCCACG GCCGCCATCAGTGTTCTCTTGAACATCTTGAATCGCAAGGGTCTGCAAGAGGCTGACCCAGAAGGGCCAGCTGTGCTTGTGGGTGGGGCCCGGCGGCGCAGGGCCGAGGGGGGACTTCTGACAAGGCCTATCATCTGTATCTGCAATGACCA GTTCACGCCATCTCTGCGGCAGTTGAAGCAGCAGGCCTTCCTCCTCCATGTCCCTCCGACTCTACCCTCCAGGCTGGTGCAGCGGCTCCAGGAG ATTTCCCTGCGGCAGGGCATGCAAGCTGACCCGGGTGCCCTAGCTGCCCTCTGTGAGAAAACCGATAATGACATCCGTGCCTGCATCAACACCCTACAG TTCCTTTATGGGCGAGGCCGGCGGGAGCTGAGTGTGCGGGATGTGCAGACTGCCCATGTTGGTCTGAAGGACCAGCGCAAGGGTCTCTTCTCTGTGTGGCAGGAGGTCTTCCAGTTGCCTCGGGCTCAGAG GCGACTTGTGGGCCAGGACCCAACCCTTCCAGCTCATGCTGTCCTACTCAGTGACAGGGACAAAGGCTCTCTGACCCTGGCCTCTCAACGCTTCTACCACATCCTGCGTGTCACCACTTCTGCAGGCGAGCATGAGAAGGTGGTCCAG GGCCTGTTTGACAACTTCCTGCGCCTGCGGCTGCGGGACTCCAGTTTGGGCACTGTGTGCTGTGCCCTCGACTGGCTGGCCTTTGATGACCTGCTGGAGCAGGCGGCCCACCacagccagagcttccagcttctCCGCTACCTGCCCTTCCTGCCAGCGGCCTTCCACGTGCTCTTCGCCTCCAGCCACGTGCCCCGGATTTCCTTCCCCAGCAGCCAGCAGGAG GCCCAGACCCGGATGAATCACACTAGGAACCAGATCCAGATGCTAGTGTCGGGCATGGCACCAGCCACCCGTAGCCATGCCACACCCCAGGCCCTTGTTCTAGACACCCTCTGCCTGCTCCTCGAGGTCCTTGCGCCCAAGCTGCGCCCT GTGAGCACACAGCTGTACAGTGCCCGTGAGAAGCAGCAGCTGTCCAGCCTCGTGGGGACCATGCTGGCCTACAGTCTCACCTACCACCAGGAGCGCACACCTGATGGCCAGTACCTCTATAAGCTAGAGCC GAACGTGGAACAGGTCTGCCGCTTCCCTGAGCTTCCTGCCCGCAAACCCCTCACCTACCAGGCCAAGCAGCTCATTGCCCGGGAGATTGAAGTGGAGAAGATGCGGCGGGCAGAGGCtttggcctgggctagaagtgGCCCTCAG GTGGACCAGAGTCCTGTAGGGCCTGAAAATGTGGGAGACAGTGGGAATAAAGGGATAAGGCCACCTGCCCCACGCAaccatgagcaaaggctggaacACATCATGAAGAGAGCAGCTGTGGAGGAGCAG CCTGAAAGGGACTTCTTTGGACGTGTGCTTGTCAAGAGAGTGGCAGTCCCAAGCCCAG AGGCTGAAGCCCCCAAGAAGGACACAGCTGAGTGGCACATGGGCGTGGCTGTGGGCAGAAGTGAGGTGTGGTTCCGGTTCAATGAGGGTGTCTCCAATGCTGTGCGACGCAATGTGTACATCAAGGACCTGCTGTAG
- the Chtf18 gene encoding chromosome transmission fidelity protein 18 homolog isoform X2 — MEDYEEELYGIEDDFHNQFAAELEVLAELEGTPALPPSGSPQLPASRRQLTFEEAITGGDVVPLPLPSGCPGNGSHSVRKTAPRDDPLPLTPRSKRPRLEVVKRLNFEPEMEEALFLDSHLGSITPPLSPEVPSELWEAGPLDAAVDKGTTQAVPGLRNPVLRRPPVLEDYINVTSTGGDRAFLVLHADPTGTGVQNPLPDVQWRSCGQLNLLGVPFTVLKEHVDSERRHRVLQEAQQLSDTLHSLRSEQEEALPVGNPSEEQAHSQDTVQHCLWVDEFAPQHYTELLSDDFTNRCLLKWLKLWDLVVFGHEKPARKPRPGTEAARVGKEAAAPGKWKSYEQVLEEMLEAELDPSRRPRQKVALLCGPPGLGKTTLAHVVARHAGYCVVEMNASDDRSPEAFRTRIEAATQMESVLGAGGRPNCLIIDEIDGAPTAAISVLLNILNRKGLQEADPEGPAVLVGGARRRRAEGGLLTRPIICICNDQFTPSLRQLKQQAFLLHVPPTLPSRLVQRLQEISLRQGMQADPGALAALCEKTDNDIRACINTLQFLYGRGRRELSVRDVQTAHVGLKDQRKGLFSVWQEVFQLPRAQRRLVGQDPTLPAHAVLLSDRDKGSLTLASQRFYHILRVTTSAGEHEKVVQGLFDNFLRLRLRDSSLGTVCCALDWLAFDDLLEQAAHHSQSFQLLRYLPFLPAAFHVLFASSHVPRISFPSSQQEAQTRMNHTRNQIQMLVSGMAPATRSHATPQALVLDTLCLLLEVLAPKLRPVSTQLYSAREKQQLSSLVGTMLAYSLTYHQERTPDGQYLYKLEPNVEQVCRFPELPARKPLTYQAKQLIAREIEVEKMRRAEALAWARSGPQVDQSPVGPENVGDSGNKGIRPPAPRNHEQRLEHIMKRAAVEEQPERDFFGRVLVKRVAVPSPEAEAPKKDTAEWHMGVAVGRSEVWFRFNEGVSNAVRRNVYIKDLL, encoded by the exons ATGGAGGACTACGAGGAGGAGCTGTACGGCATTGAGGACGACTTCCACAACCAGTTCGCGGCCGAGCTCGAGGTGTTGGCCGAGCTGGAAG GGACTCCGGCCCTGCCGCCCTCCGGGAGCCCGCAGCTCCCTGCAAGCCGGCGCCAGCTGACCTTCGAGGAGGCTATCACTGGCGGAGATGTCGTCCCGCTCCCCCTTCCCTCTGGGTGTCCAGGGAACGGCAGCCACAGTGTCAGGAAGACTGCTCCTAGGGATGATCCCTTGCCCCTCA CCCCTAGGAGCAAACGACCCCGGCTGGAGGTGGTGAAGAGGCTGAATTTCGAGCCAGAGATGGAGGAGGCTCTGTTTCTGGACTCCCATCTAGGGAGCATCACTCCCCCGCTGAGTCCTGAGGTCCCCTCTGAGCTTTGGGAGGCTGG GCCCCTGGACGCTGCTGTTGACAAGGGTACAACACAGGCTGTGCCAGGCCTTCGTAATCCTGTCCTGAGACGGCCCCCTGTCTTGGAAGATTACATCAATGTGACATCCACAGGTGGAGACCGGGCCTTTCTGGTGTTGCATGCTGACCCCACAGGGACTGGGGTGCAG AATCCTCTTCCAGATGTCCAGTGGAGAAGCTGTGGCCAGCTGAACCTGCTGGGTGTACCCTTCACCGTCCTGAAGGAGCATGTTGACAGTGAG CGACGGCACCGTGTGCTTCAGGAGGCCCAGCAGCTCTCAGACACTCTGCACAG TCTCAGGTCTGAGCAGGAGGAGGCGCTGCCTGTAGGGAACCCCAGCGAGGAACAGGCCCACAGCCAAGACACCGTACAGCACTGCCTCTGGGTGGATGAGTTTGCCCCCCAGCACTACACGGAGCTCCTCAGTGATGAT TTCACCAATCGCTGCCTCCTCAAGTGGCTGAAGCTGTGGGACCTCGTGGTGTTTGGCCACGAGAAGCCTGCCCGGAAGCCCAGACCTGGTACAGAGGCAGCTCGGGTTGGGAAGGAGGCTGCAGCCCCTGGCAAGTGGAAAAGCTATGAGCAAGTATTGGAGGAGATGCTGGAGGCTGAGCTGGACCCCAGCCGGCGGCCCCGGCAGAAG GTAGCACTGCTGTGTGGCCCCCCCGGACTGGGTAAGACCACACTGGCACATGTGGTCGCACGGCATGCAGGGTACTGTGTGGTGGAGATGAATGCAAG TGATGACCGCAGCCCTGAGGCCTTCCGCACGCGTATTGAGGCCGCCACGCAGATGGAGTCGGTGCTGGGCGCGGGTGGGAGGCCCAACTGTTTGATCATTGATGAGATTGATGGGGCCCCCACG GCCGCCATCAGTGTTCTCTTGAACATCTTGAATCGCAAGGGTCTGCAAGAGGCTGACCCAGAAGGGCCAGCTGTGCTTGTGGGTGGGGCCCGGCGGCGCAGGGCCGAGGGGGGACTTCTGACAAGGCCTATCATCTGTATCTGCAATGACCA GTTCACGCCATCTCTGCGGCAGTTGAAGCAGCAGGCCTTCCTCCTCCATGTCCCTCCGACTCTACCCTCCAGGCTGGTGCAGCGGCTCCAGGAG ATTTCCCTGCGGCAGGGCATGCAAGCTGACCCGGGTGCCCTAGCTGCCCTCTGTGAGAAAACCGATAATGACATCCGTGCCTGCATCAACACCCTACAG TTCCTTTATGGGCGAGGCCGGCGGGAGCTGAGTGTGCGGGATGTGCAGACTGCCCATGTTGGTCTGAAGGACCAGCGCAAGGGTCTCTTCTCTGTGTGGCAGGAGGTCTTCCAGTTGCCTCGGGCTCAGAG GCGACTTGTGGGCCAGGACCCAACCCTTCCAGCTCATGCTGTCCTACTCAGTGACAGGGACAAAGGCTCTCTGACCCTGGCCTCTCAACGCTTCTACCACATCCTGCGTGTCACCACTTCTGCAGGCGAGCATGAGAAGGTGGTCCAG GGCCTGTTTGACAACTTCCTGCGCCTGCGGCTGCGGGACTCCAGTTTGGGCACTGTGTGCTGTGCCCTCGACTGGCTGGCCTTTGATGACCTGCTGGAGCAGGCGGCCCACCacagccagagcttccagcttctCCGCTACCTGCCCTTCCTGCCAGCGGCCTTCCACGTGCTCTTCGCCTCCAGCCACGTGCCCCGGATTTCCTTCCCCAGCAGCCAGCAGGAG GCCCAGACCCGGATGAATCACACTAGGAACCAGATCCAGATGCTAGTGTCGGGCATGGCACCAGCCACCCGTAGCCATGCCACACCCCAGGCCCTTGTTCTAGACACCCTCTGCCTGCTCCTCGAGGTCCTTGCGCCCAAGCTGCGCCCT GTGAGCACACAGCTGTACAGTGCCCGTGAGAAGCAGCAGCTGTCCAGCCTCGTGGGGACCATGCTGGCCTACAGTCTCACCTACCACCAGGAGCGCACACCTGATGGCCAGTACCTCTATAAGCTAGAGCC GAACGTGGAACAGGTCTGCCGCTTCCCTGAGCTTCCTGCCCGCAAACCCCTCACCTACCAGGCCAAGCAGCTCATTGCCCGGGAGATTGAAGTGGAGAAGATGCGGCGGGCAGAGGCtttggcctgggctagaagtgGCCCTCAG GTGGACCAGAGTCCTGTAGGGCCTGAAAATGTGGGAGACAGTGGGAATAAAGGGATAAGGCCACCTGCCCCACGCAaccatgagcaaaggctggaacACATCATGAAGAGAGCAGCTGTGGAGGAGCAG CCTGAAAGGGACTTCTTTGGACGTGTGCTTGTCAAGAGAGTGGCAGTCCCAAGCCCAG AGGCTGAAGCCCCCAAGAAGGACACAGCTGAGTGGCACATGGGCGTGGCTGTGGGCAGAAGTGAGGTGTGGTTCCGGTTCAATGAGGGTGTCTCCAATGCTGTGCGACGCAATGTGTACATCAAGGACCTGCTGTAG